In Oryctolagus cuniculus chromosome 14, mOryCun1.1, whole genome shotgun sequence, the genomic stretch TAAAACACACACTAGGCTTAtcaaagatatttttttaaaaagtatttgtttatttaaaaggcagagcaacagagagggagacacagagattttccatccgttggttcatgtcccaaatagccagggctgggctgggtcaaagccaggagcccaaagcttcATCTGGtcggtggcagggtccaagtacgtgggccatcttccaatgctttcccaaatgtagccaggactcaaaacagcactaaAATATGggtatcacaggcagaggtttagcccactgtgccacaatgccagtccctatccAAGATCTTAAAACACGTTATTCTCCCCAAAAGCTGGCTGCTTCCAAACTTGATTTAATATTTTGCATGTTTTCTCTCCTTTGCTTAGTAAATATATTTGCTTCTCCTTTCTGTAATCGACGTCTCACAGCTGATTTTTGCTGTCTTGTCAATTGACGTTTTACCTTCTGTTTTACCAGTTCCTGGAAAGATTTCAGAAGTTAGTATTTGGGATAGTGAATCATTTTGATAAAACAAACATCTCTATTTGCTGatacttttcaaatttctttttaaaagtgtatttttaaaaactccactGGCAGCACTATATGATCcagtaataaaacagaaaaaatgttataaaatgggagaaatgaaATTCCTAACAGATTTTACCCCTATAGCAAAAAGTACAGTGCACAGTTCTTTAGATAACATATCATCATAGCGCCACCTAGTGTCCACCAtgaacagcagaaaaaaaaaaaaacaactctgctTTCCAGTGGTCCATTTTGTAATATGAAGTTATTTTCTAAAGCATTCACTATTGGCCAGTATATTCAAGAATACTTTCATAACTGTGCTGTAGAAATGACCTGATGGCATCAGCTAGCAGGGAAAAGTTTTCATACAGCTTTTTTGGAGCTGTAGAATGCTTTCTCATAGAAAACGATTTGTACATTCAAATTATTCTTTAGGACCCAAGCTACACATGTCACATGATTTGCATGATGAGGATGAAATCTGAAATATTCAGTCCACAATGACCTTTTGTTTCTCAGAACCACTTCAGGCTTCTACTTAATTGTATATAACCTAGCATCATCCAGCTTGTCTCCTACAAAGGCAGATGATATTTCAAGAGAAGAAGCCGAGGTTGTCTTCATGTGTCCCAGCATATGCTTGGCACAAAGAGGCACTTAAGAAACTGCTGagttgaaaaatcaaagaaaaatggaTTTCAGAGATAAAAGGGAGCCAGAAGCACTAGTCTCCTATTGTCCTGTTTCTTGGGCTGCAGAATATAAAGCTGTGGGTCAGACGAGTCAAAGTGCAGAGTGGGATTATTTTATAGTGGAGCAGACTACAGTCCATACACAGCTGTAAACAAGTTTCCCTCTTTGTTTTCGTTTAAAGGTTGTTGGTGGGAGGAGGTGAGAGGAGGGGAAATGGAGCAGGGGAATCAGACGTGTTTCTACAGAGGCTGACACTGAGGAGAGGCAGCTACCCACATCTGGGAAGCCCGAGACATGGAAGCACCTGACATTCCGTGAGTGTCGGGACTGACGGCAGAACTGGCTAACGGGTTCAGCACCCTTCTTACCCCAGGAAGCCAAGCAGCACCGCTGCCTCCCCACTTCTGCAAGAGTTTGGAATCTGGGGTCTGAATGGCATCTTTGCAACTACAATGCTAGAAGCCTCAAGTCAGAGCAATGCTTGCAGAATTGTGAAGGAAAATGATTTCCGAACCACAAATAGAACACTTAATCAGCCCTCCAGTCAAGCGTGATGACAGAACAAAGGCATCTTTAATAATAAAGTTCCCAAAACCATTTCATTCCAAAAACTTTGGTAGCTATGGAGAATAAAGCCGTGAACAAGAGGGAGACAGGACTAGGAGAGAGGCATCCAACAGAGAGGAGATGGAAAGTCTGAGAAGGAAGAGCAGCACGGGCACCAGCTTTCTACTGGAGGAAGGCAGACTGGCCTCCAGAGCACTTCCAAGTCCTCTTCTAGTCGTCCTCTTATTCTTTACTTTGATGAAACTGCAAGGGTAACCATGTCATGCAAAATAAGGAGACGACGGACTGAATGCATGTTTCCCCTTTAGGTTCAGAACAATTTACAAATCCTACATGATTATTTTTCCTCACGTTAAGAACCAGCacgtggggccagcattgcggcacagcaggtaaagccgctgcttgtggcaccagcttcctatatgggtgctggtttgtgtcccatctgctccacttcttcttttatttatttattttttttgacaggcagagtggacagagaaagtgagagagacagagagaaaggtcttcctttttgctgttggttcaccctccaatgaccgctgtggccgatgcgctgcggccggcgcaccgcttctatccgaaggcaggagccaggtgcttctcctggtctcccatggggtgcagggcccaagcacttgggccatcctccactgcactcccgggccacagcagagagctggcctggaagaggggcaaccgggacagaatccggcgccctgaccaggactagaacccggtgtgccggcgctgcaaggcggaggattagcctactgagccgcggtgccggccctgctccacttctaattcaacttcctgttgatggcctgggaaaagcagcagaagatggcccaagtacttgggcccttgctacccatttgggagcctcagaagaagctcctggttcctggacttggcctggcctagcccaggctgttttggccatctagggagtgaatcagcagatggaagagctctctccctctctctctgtaactccaactctcaaataaaataaaatttctaacaaacaaacaaaacaatccagtggGAGAAAATTCctacttaatatatttaaaaatgatgcaAACATGAAATAAAAGACTTGTGTGCTACTTTAAGGAGTATGTAAATATTAATGGaagtcacattctttttttattgttgctaCAGCCAAAAACTTCTTCCACTAGATAGTAGCCACACGCATAGCTACTTAAAAAGCAAATATGGTGCCGGCGCTGcggttcagtaggctaatcctccgccttgcggcgccggcacaccaggttctagtcccggtcggggcgctggattctgttccggttgcccctcttccaggccagctctctgctttggccagcgagtgcagtggaggatggcccaggtgcttgggccctgcaccccatgggagaccaggataagtacctggctcctgcctttgtatcagcacgatgcgccggccacggcggccattggagggtgaaccaatggcaaaaggaagacctttctctctgtctccctctctcactgtccactctgcctgtcaaaaaaaaaaaaaaaaaaaaaaaaaaaaaaaaaaaaaaaaaaaaagcaaatatgctTTACTGTTTAATTACAATTTAATTCTGTTAAAGATTAGCAAGAATAGAGttcacaaatggccaataagtagaaactagaaaatatttaaagaaggaaCAGATCTTAAAACCATAATTTCAAGAAACACAAATCTTTTGGCTCTGTACTGATACCAAAACAACCGTTAAGttaatgttgttgttgtttttttgtcaggcagagtggacagtgagagagacagagagaaaggtcttccttttgccattggttcacccaccaatggccgctgccctgggttctagtcccggttggggcaccaaattctgtcctgattgttcctcttccagtccagctctctgctgtggcctgggaaggcagtggaggatggcccaagtgcttgggccctgtacccgcatgggagaccaggaagaagcacctggctcctggcttcggattggcgcagcgcgatggccatagcggccatttggggagtgaaccaacggatggaagacctttctctctgtctctctctctctctcactgcctaactctgcctgtaaaaaaaaaaacaaaaaaaaccaaaaaaccaaaaaacaacgaGGTAAAACATGCAAATACAATTCTAACTGGGGTTCTGACAACAGCAGTGCCATCATCTCCATACACAAAGCGAGCATAACTTAGAATTTAAGGAAGTAGCATGAATTAGCAATTTGTCTAACTATTCTTTGTATATAATTACTAATCTTATACTACTATAATTAGACATTGGAGAAATGTTTTGATTATGAGAAACCAAAGAAAGCAAAGTAAATACATCCCAATAATTGAGTGTACAGGCAATAATGAAGTGTGAGAAATCCATAATAAAGACAAGATAGGTTGATAATACTTGAAaggagattttctttctctctccgctctcgctcgctctctcccttatttgagagacagagagaacaaaacAGGCAGAGGTCTCCCACCTTGGggcatgaagccaggaaccaggaactcaatccaggtctcctacatgggtggcaggaatttaaCTGCTTGAGCGAATACCTCTGCCTCCTCAGGTACAAATTATCAGGGAGGTGAATCAGCAGCAGCTGGAGTCCAccatggaacccaggcactgggttaTACAGTCATGCTTACTGACAGAATTTCTGGACTTGGAATAAAAAATTCAGGAATACaaacttattttctttcaaatttactTTCATCTGATTAGATCTGGTTTTATTAGCTTCTTTTGCTCATTATAACGTTTATCACTAATACCCAGCTTCAGTTGTACTCAATGTGATTCCTTAGGCAGAAGGGAAAACCCAACACTcatttttgtggaaaaatatgGCTAAATTACCGTGCTTTACTTTCTTAATGGTggacagaaaataaattttcagaaagCTACCTGAAGTTACAATTTTCAAAACACTGCTTAATCTAGAAGTCCGGTTAGGAAGCAGGGGTATGTGCTGTAGGCTTACACACCAGTGTCCTTCACCTGATAGCCAAAGGACTCAGGAGAGGAATAGGAAAATGAAGAGTAGCTTTGTCTCATTCATCCCAAAACAGTGGTACTTCTAAGTTCACACTGTTCCTAAATGGCAGTGAGGGTGGCATTTTTCCACAATACTGCCATCAGTGAGCAGGAGAGCCAAGGCTGCATGGGCCACAGAGAATGGCTTTGCAGTGAGGGGTAAGATTCTCTCTCAAACACTCCTGGTTAGCTCTGAAAGGAAGCTGGCAGACAAAACTGCTGCTCAGCAGGAGTTGCACTGTGCCCAATCTTGTCCAGAAAATATCCCTCTTGAAATTTCTTTGGACACTGCTGCCAACATCCAAAGGGTCCAACAAAAACTTGAGacaccaaaaatttaaaaatcacctaCTCTTCTCCTTCAAAATGTAAGAACAAGCTAATGAATGAAGTTGGTGTTTCACCACACTTCATTTGCAAGCTGTCACTGGTCAGGGAACTTTGAGCAAAGTCACATAACCTACCTGGGCCTCAACTTCCTGTTAAAATGAAGGGACCAAACCACATGAAAATCCAGTGTCCCTTGGTTCTAAATTTCTATGACTTTATCCTTTAAGTCAATCTCACTTATGTGCTGCTCTTCCCCTGCAAGATTTGATCACTCTAGCTAAAAGTGAACTCAGGCAATACAAATGTCTGAGTCCTGCATACCTTGTAGTCTTCACAGTGTCTGAATTCACTAACCGATCCACAGTAGTGACCCAATATACCTTTGACAGATGTTGAGTGAATACTCACCGGAGGAATTGTTGAACAGCTTACAACACTGCCTGCAGAAGTAACACTCAGAGTTCTTGTTCTACACTGAGTAAGATTTCCCAAACTTTCTTGATCTCTAAAACAAAAAGCCCCATAATTAATCAACTTAATTTTCGCAATGCAACCAATCATACTTGATTaaattacccccccccccccgcaggacAGTAAAACTTGGGTATAAAGTATGCCAGAAACATTATTATACTTAatattatacttaaaatttttatgaagtttttaaaactgtaacACTTCGGTCTAACGTatcagtaattttaatttttcagcatTCTTCTTGTCAATATCAACATCTTAAAATTGGTAAAATGTTTTAGCCATCAAAATTTACTATTCTTCCACAATTCATATGCCTCTTTTCCAATAAACCTCTCCTTTTACTGAACCATGCAAAACTGCTCTTCCCAATTTAAATTTCTGAGACTTTGTCACCTTGTTAAACAATGTGGAAATAATGAGACCAGAGAGAGTACTCTGAGTCTGCTCTACTAAGGTAGAAAAATTGTTTTCACATTGCTCAGAATTTTAATGTATATGAATTCAGACAACATTAACTTCTAATAGTCAACTTTTTCAGCATATTTTGCTTCTACCTTGAATAAAAGCTCTACCTAATATGTATCCAGAAAGGGAGAACAAATAATTACTCCTATTATCTCTTCAGAAGACCATTTATCCTTTTGTAGGTCTTTTCCATCACCGTGAACTGGTTACAATGTTAAATATTATTCCGGGTGCATGTGTGAGAGCATTCTGGAAGCGGCACTCCCTAATGAGGGCAGGCTTCACCCAATCCTCTGAAGGCCCAAAGAGAGCACGAAGGCAGAGCAAGGGACAACTTACTCTCTCTGCCTGACTGAGCTGGCCCATCAGCCTTCTAGTTTTGGATTCTGACTGGAGTGTACACTATTGCCTCTTTGTCAGGTGTCTGGTCTGGATCTATATTCCACTGGCACTCCTGTGACTCCACCAGCAATGATTGCAGATTGGGGGACTGCTCAGCCTCCATAACTACGTGAGCCAATTCTTCATACAAATagtccctggcttctgatggTTCAACTTcagatttttcaactttatgatgGTTCAAGAAGCAATATGCATTTGGTAAGTACCATACTTCAAATTCTGATCTTTTCTTGGGCTAGTAATATTCAATGCATTCTCTCTCATGATGCCGTGTAGCAGGAGCAAGCTGCACCTCTTAGTCATGCAGTTATGAAGGTGGACAGCTGATTGTTTACAGcgtgctgtgttgctaagctagAACGTTCAGTGGGTTAGGTACATTAAATGTGTTACTGACTGATGATATTTTCAACTCAGGAAGAATTTATAGGGATATAATCCTACTGCAAATTGAGAAACACTTGTAAATATCTTgtgttggttttgtttctctACAGAATCCAGAGTAATACAATCAGAATCCCGAACGACTGTATTTTTGACTTTTTGTCTCTTAAGTGTCCGCTTAATTTTCCAAGTTGACTCAAATGGCAATAGCCTTGAGGCTTAAGATAGAGAACTACATGGACAAGGAGCAAAACTCTCATACTTTGTCTCATATACAAAACTGCAAAAACAAAGACAACCTTAAAATATAAGTGTCAACATGTATTTCTGGTCTAATTTTAACTTCTGCATTACTATTTATTAACTTACAGCTGGTTTCTGGACAAGCTACCCcaaatctaaaaatcaaattttagaaCTTTTGCTAATCTAAGCTTAGCCTCATGGATTAGTTTTTCCaagacataaattttaaaaacacaatgccATTATATGATTTTAGCTGTACAGGAACAAAAGTACAGAAAGCTCAAAATACCAGAGTAAATTCACTTTAGATGCCTGACACAGAAAAGCACATTTACTGCATGTTTTACATGTTTACGTCTTAATAATCAAACATACATGAGAtgtataattatgaaaatatatctacCCAAAACCTCATTAATTTATAATGAGACATCAGTTTGTAGTATAAGGCAGAATTACATGAAGCTTAATCAATAGGCTGCCTAGAATCAGGTCAATTGTAAAGgatattttgagttttaaatataaaaaaggctATCTGACTTTCATTTACCCATCATTATAGCGAATGAAACTGTCATATCATTTGTTTTCCCCTAAAACATTAATTTAGAGgagctagcgctgtggcgcagcaagttaatgccctggcctgaagcaccggcatcccctatgggcactggttcgagacctggctgctccacttccaatccagctctctgctttggcctgagaaagcagtagaagatggtccaggtccttgggcccctgcacccacatgggagacctggaggaaactcctggctcctggcttcagatcggcgctgctctggcctttgcggccatctggggagtgaaacagctgatggaagacctctgtctctctctctgtctttctctttctgtgtctcctctctctgtgtaactctgatttcaaataaataaataaatctttaaaaaaaaaaaaccaaaaaacccatTAACTTAAAGATTCGACACAGAAAAGCAATCAACAAAAATCTATACCTGAAAGGCCTGAATTCCTTGTTTAGTGACGACAGTGCAATCAGATCGGGGCACTCGTCTTCACACTCCTCAGGGCCAGCAGGGACTCCTCCGGGACCAGTCAGACCATCCTGCCACGTGCCATTTTCAGTTCTGTTTTTCTCCCCAGAAAGCTCAGTTGTTAAATTGCTTTCAACAACCTGTCCTTTCACTTCCTCCAAAGCCTGACTGAATCCAGTCATTTCAAACACGTGTATGCCAGCACACTCCCCGAATAAACTGTCCTGCTTTGTTTGCTCGAGTTCTCCAGGTGACCTGGGACAGTGGCCACTTGCTTCATCCACAGAGCTCTTTTCACTCTCATTCTCTGACCTGCAGACCTTTGCTTCTTCCGATGCCTCTTCATCAGAAAGTGAGCAGTCAGACCCCCGCTCTGTGGCGGAATTCCCATCATCTGGCCCGAGTGGATGCAGCAGTTCATCGTCCACCTGCATCTCCTTTGTGTAGCCACTGGCAGAGACCTCCACGTCCAGAGAGTCTTCCCTCCTAGGGAAAAAAGGAgttgaaaagggaaagaaaacataGTTATCTAAGTACCCATTATTTGATAAATTCTGATTCCCAAGTGAGTTTAATAGTTAAAACATTTAAAGGTTTTTCTTTGCCTACAACCTAATACTCAGAAATTACATACGCAAATATAAATGACATGCTgtcattttaagaataaaatgactTTTTATAACACATACTAATAAGAAGGTTACAAAAATTCAATTGATATTTATTAGTTTGGTAAATTAACTTCCAAAGGGGGCTAAAATTTCTTTAGCAGTATCTCAAAGGACCAAACAGgtatttcctttacttttttcaaagattatttttatttatttgaaaggcagggctggtgctgtggcacagtgggttaaagctctggcctgcagagctggcacccatacaggtgctggtttgagtcttgctgctccacttccaatccagatctctgctgtggcctgggaaagcagcggaggatggcccaagtgcttgggtcctgcacccacatgggagacctggaagaagctcctggctactggttttggcctggtctatGCCTGgtcgctgcggccatttggggagtgaaccaatggatgggaagaCCTCCTCtgtttccacctctctctgtaacactgcctttcaaaagaataaaataaatcttaggaaaaaaaaaaaaaaaaagaaggcgaTAGTAtgacagagagcaagtgagctctttatttatttattttttttggactggcagagtggacagtgagatagacagaaaggtcttccttttccgttggatCACCCCTCAATGGTCgctctttcttctgctggttcactcctgaaatggccataAAAGCTGAGGGTGTACcaagctgaagccacgagcctggacCTCTTCtgtggtgtctcccacatggtggcagggacccatgtacttgggctatcttccactgctttcccaggccctgcagggggctggatcggaggcagagcacctgggactcaaactgggtctttgatatgggatgctggtattgtagacagcagcttaatttgctgtgccacaatgccagccccaaggcaggaattttcaagttttaaaatttcatttatatgcTACAGAACAATGGCCCTTAACAGTAATTATTAGGTGTCAAAGATcactacatatatatttttttttttggtgcaaggGTTAACTTTTCGAACTAAATAAACCAGATATTGAAAAGGTCCTATCATTTTAAGCAATGCGGAGTACAAACCTGATGTCACTAAATGTTGGATAAAGCTCACTTTCATAGTTGAAA encodes the following:
- the RIOK2 gene encoding serine/threonine-protein kinase RIO2 isoform X2, translating into MGKVNVAKLRYMSRDDFRVLTAVEMGMKNHEIVPCSLIASIASLKHGGCNKVLRELVKHKLIAWERTKTVQGYRLTNAGYDYLALKTLSSRQVVESVGNQMGVGKESDIYIVANEEGQQFALKLHRLGRTSFRNLKNKRDYHKHRHNVSWLYLSRLSAMKEFAYMKALHERKFPVPKPIDYNRHAVVMELINGYPLCQIHHVEDPASVYDEAMELIVKLANHGLIHGDFNEFNLILDKDDHITMIDFPQMVSTSHPNAEWYFDRDVKCVRDFFIKRFNYESELYPTFSDIRREDSLDVEVSASGYTKEMQVDDELLHPLGPDDGNSATERGSDCSLSDEEASEEAKVCRSENESEKSSVDEASGHCPRSPGELEQTKQDSLFGECAGIHVFEMTGFSQALEEVKGQVVESNLTTELSGEKNRTENGTWQDGLTGPGGVPAGPEECEDECPDLIALSSLNKEFRPFRDQESLGNLTQCRTRTLSVTSAGSVVSCSTIPPELVKQKVKRQLTRQQKSAVRRRLQKGEANIFTKQRRENMQNIKSSLEAASFWGE